The Macaca nemestrina isolate mMacNem1 unplaced genomic scaffold, mMacNem.hap1 Scaffold_57, whole genome shotgun sequence genome segment TCCCTAGTAAAGTCCACACACATCCTTACATGGCAGCTGTGGGTATATGAACTGGTCTGATCCCTTTTAGTCACAGAGCCTGAAGTATCTGCTAGTACCTGCTGAACACAGAGTCATGGGTGTGAATGggcaatgctttttctttctctggttccTGCTGAAGTCTCTGCTAGTACCTGCTGAGCACAGGGTCATGGGTGAGAATGggcaatgctttttctttctccggTTCCTGAGCTTCCCAAGCTCTCTCTCACTTCTGGATCCTGAATACCCAAATCTTATTGCCCTTTCTCCTCCAAGCTTCCTTCCCGGAACCAACAGCTCCTCCTCATTAGAAAGACACCTTTGTTCTCTGCTTACTTTAAAAAGTCTTGCTCTTTCCCTATCCACTGCCTTATGTCACTATGTGTATGTCTTGGGGCAGGTGGAAAGGTGAACAGAAGCCAGTAGACAGTAACCAGCACCAGCTTAACAGGAATGACATGATCTGGATGCGACAGTGGCAGTTTTCCCTTAACATCCCTGCCCCCTAAAGATTTGAGATCAAATTTCACACTCTTAAGTAACAGCAATTTGTCTTTCACGGTTTTAATCATATTGACTAAAAgcatttgtcttttccagaacatcacattaagtcatccaaaaatataaaaactaaaaagatgtaattattggcaaaaaaaaacataaaaggtgAGCTTTCGAAATATCTTTGAGCAATTTATTCATTATGAACACATGGAATCTGTTGGAACAAAGTTCTAGGACAATTCAGCCCATCCTtcaataatttcagaaaacagcACAAAGAAAACTTGATATTTATACTTAGTTGGAAATTTTATCCTACAGTCATTAAATACAGAGATCATATAAAGGAATAGAGGAAGATGTTGAAAACTAAACTAACTCAAATCATCAATATTCTTACAAAGTGCACACTGAATTAATGTAAAAGTATTTAccaaacaaaaagtattttcaatacaTAATTAAGACTGAAAAGTATTGAGGCCTCATAAACTGAACCTGATACAACAAATTTCAAAGGGAAACTAATTTGGAAATCAGAAAATCATCTAAGGAATTTGAGAATTAGGCTTCTGTTGCCCCCTCTGCTACTGACAGTCAGGGCCCCCTCATTGTATTCTGTCCTCCACATCTCTGCTGATTGCCGTTTTGTCTATTTCCATTTACCCCACTACTACTTGCTCAGGTCACTCTCCTTCATTCTCAGTGTTTGTTCAAATTCCTCACACCCATCCACTTCCCATCTAAATTTCCCTCCCCTTTTGTCCCTCGCTGGCCCTACCTCCCTCTTCTCTTGTTTTCTCCTCACGATCCTGCCCCACCTCGACATCCACAGCGATACAGTGAAGAAGCCCCTGCCAAGGAAGAGCCCACTTCTCAGTGGGGCACCGGGAAGGTCACCgctagtgggaggtgactgtcAGAAGGACGCGGGCTGTCACAGGATTGGGCAGGTCCCTTACCCCAGGCCCGGACTCAGCTTCCTGTCTGAAGCGGTCACCCCGAAGCGGGGGGTTTGCGGAGACGTAGGGCCTGGCGGAGGGAAGGATGGGGAGACATCTCAGGGAGGACTGGCGTCTGCCAAATCCCAGGGCTGCCCTGAGCTGCCAAGAGGGGCAAGGGTGGGGACGACGGGAGACAAGCCATGTGCCGAATGGGGACCTGACGCGGCGCGCGATAGGATGGGCGGACGCTGAAGAGAACTAGGGTAGAAGGGCTGGACGGGGCGACCTCAGTGACGGAACCGGACACAGACGCAGATCTGGCAGCTGAGCGACAGGCTTCGAGGCATTTCAGGGCTTCGCGGGGCTCCCCGCCTACAGTGGGGCTGTTGCCGAGCCTGTGACGTCCGTGGAGACCCACAGACCCCGGGTATGGAGGATGGCGCAGGAAGTGGACTGCGTGGCTGGGTTTGGCCACAAAAAGCGGAGGGCACTCACCCGAGCGGACCTTGGCTCCGGAGAATCCGTTTCCGGGTCAACAAAAAACGCCGCGCGAAGGGCGGGGCCAGTACGTGCCGGGCGGGGAGGGGTGAGGCAGACAAAAaggcggggccgggccggggcggGGTCTCGGGCCGAGGCAGGGCGCATTCTGAGTTCCCGCACGCGCTGCTTGCTTTTCCGACCCTGCCAGTTTTTTCCCCTGGGCTGAAAGCGCGTGTCTGCGTCCGGTTCTGTTTGAGTGCGTTCAGTGCACCTTGGGGGCGCGCCGCTTCCAACTTCCTGTTAGGTAAGAGGCGCGTGAGCCTCTTGTGCCGGGGGCGGTGCTGCTGCCTAGTCGGCGCCCGGCGGGGACGCGAGTCCGTACGTGCCGGCGGGAGCGAGAGGCGGGTGGGCACCCTCGCGATCCCGCACTCCGCCTCTGGGTAGCAGCCTCCCCGGCCCCACACGTTGTTACGCGCGCTAGGGCTCCGCGTTAGCGTGGAGTCAGAGGCGTAGCAATCGTCGGGCCCAGGGCCGGAGGGGCCTGGACCGGGTAGGGTCTTGCCCTGGACACCGCGCCGGCCGCTGCTCCGCACGGGTTCATTGCGTTCCTATTTTCAACCTGTCCTGCACCGCATCTGAGATGATTTATAAATTCGGTACCTTTGGGACAGGCGTGGATGATCTCCCATAATTTGCTTCCgttattaatttctaaatgtattgTAATACCACtatctaaaagtattttttatttgaaatatatttttatatatatacatgcatatatttatttctgaaacttGTTTCCAGTACGTATAATGAGGCTTGTAAAGTGGATACTGTTCAGGAGATAGGTGGATTTTGCTTTTAAGTAGTAAAGACTTAGTTGGTGACTATTACTGGGGCTATTTGataaagatgtcttttttttttttaatgaacattaaAAGCAGTAAGATTGGATTTCTGGATTTCATTATCTTGATTTATATCttaatttgtgaaaaatgtaagttaactcatttttatttcctttgtagaATCTGAAGTTTGTGCTACCGATGATTATTTCCAAAAAAGGCACACTTCTGGTTTTCCCAGAACTAATGCTATCTTTTCCATCTTTTGAGTTTACTTGATATTAATGTTTGACCTCAAATCATGTTACATTTTGGAAGAAAACTTTCTCTTAGCCAATGGAACATAAACCACCCTGGAGTTCATATAAAGGAGGCGTTAAACGCCTCTGACAGTGTCATGTGTTAAAACTCATgaccaaacccaaggtcacatagttttctgtgttttattctagaatttgtatagttttgtCACTGGAAAAGGGATCTTGTCCCAGACCCCAAGAATGGGTTTTTGGATCTCACATTGGAAAGAATTTATGGCGAATCACAGAGTATAGTGAAGTTAAGGTAGTTTATTAGCGACTACTCAACTACATAGCAGGGCGTCCtcagaaagcaagaggaggaatgcacctgtttttaaaaaattattttttgaggcggagtttcactcctgtcacaatggcatgatctcggctcactgcagcctctgcttccttggttcaaggtttctcctgcctcagcctcccaagtagctgggattacaggcgcgtgccaacacatccggctaattttttgtatttttggtagaaactgggtttcacatgttggtcaggctggtctggaactcctggtctcaagtgatcttcccgcttcagcctcccaaagtgctgggataacaggcatgtgccaccgcgcccgggcttAATGTTTGTTTATATAGGTTATTATAAATAGTGTTGTCTTTTATAAAGGCTTGTGATCAGTTTGTGACAGGCTATTAATATTGTTACTTGTCTATGTTACTGTGGATTTTAACAAGAATTTATGAGTGTATTATTACCTTTaaagtaaaacttatttttaaactaagaatgcttttttgttcttaaagtcctggtacatttttataagttttatgtctttatttattaaCTTGTTCCCGcaaccataaatattttataaccaaAAGTACTCAACCCCCTAAATATATAATCCAACAAAtttaacttgtgtgtgtgtgaggcagggtctcactctgtcgcctaggctggagtggagtggtgtgatcatggtgggctaactgcagcctcaaactcctgagctcaatcaatcctcccgcctcagcgtcccgggtagccgggactacaggtacatgccaccatgccagctaatttgtgtgttttttgtagacatagggttctcacaatttgcccaagctagtcttgaactcctgatctcaagtgatctgcccgccttggccttccagagtgctgggattacagatatgagccactgcgccctgcccagatttaacttttttaaaacctttatttataataaagtcACTGTGGTTAAGAGGCCTCTGACAGTTTCGCGTTTTAAGTCTGAGGACTATGTTGAGTAAATTTTTGCATAAGTTGTAAAATGTGCATTcatgttgattttatttcctaTGGTTTCCAATTAATTGTGCcttctgcatttttataaattCACGGGCTAGTGGGCTCTGTGTCAGTTTGCATTTCTAGAACGATAGCGCCAAACACTCCATGCTGTCTTTAAGTGGTGCAGCGGGATGTGTAGCAGCGGGCACGGGGCTGCGGACAGCGCAGTGAGCTCTAGGGCGCTGCAGTGCCCCCGGCCGCCAGCAGAGTGCGCGCGAGTCCGTCTTTTCTGAGCCCTGAGGCGGCCGAGTGCTACCTCCTCGCCTGAGTCCTGCGAGAGCGGGAGCCGCGTTCTCCTCAGCACATACTGGGATACGCCCCTCGCTTTTGGACACCTCGAGCTCGCGTCCGTGGTGAATAAAATCCTTCCTTTTTCAGCCTTGGCAGCTGAGGGGCAGAGACCCTTCCTGTGGAAAATTAGAAACCAAAAGCCCCTGTGAATCCAGCACACTTGAGGTTCGTTCTCTGCACCCAAGGCGAGGCAGCCACGGAGCCAAGCCACGGTCTCGGAACAGAAATGTAGCCTCAGGAAAGCAACTGGAACATCCGCCACACTGATAATAACCCCCGTAGTACTAAGAACACTCCATCTGTGATGCTGGTGTTAGCACCCGTTGTATACAGAGATCACACCGTCAGGGTAACGTGACAGCTGCTGTCCAGATCCGACCCTAGGAATGCGGATGTGTCCCTCAGAGCGCACGTAACGCCCAGAATGCGGGGATGAAATCGTGTGCCTAACGCCACACCTGTCACACTTATATAACCTCCGGAACACGCAATCTGTCCCTCCGAGCACACACGTAACCACTGGAATGCCCGTGACACCGTCAGACTAATGCCACACCCGTCACACTCATAtaaccccaggaacatgcatgtatCCCTGAGAGCTTACGTCCTGTCCAGGATGCGGCCATGGCCTTTGCAGCCCACAGGAGAGcgtctgcagctcccagggtgGGACCCTCTGGCTCTTGCTGGGGCGCTGGGTTGACAACCTCTGCCGGACTGGGTTTGGGCTAGATTTGGCCTGTCATGAAACTTCATGTTGTTGTCTGTGCCTTACTGACGTGGTATTGACACAGTTGATTTAAGAAGCAGTTTACTTCCCAATAATGTCATACTTCTGGGAAACTTACAACAGCAGTTAGtatgccttctcttttctctccaattCCCCAGTGGTTATTGCTGTGCCATATTTGCAGCTTCACAAAGAATACCTCCCTGTGTTTCACCAAAAGCAGGAACAGTCCTCCAGATGATCCCCACATAACCCCCAAATTAGGAAATATACGGTCTCTATGTGAAAGTCCAGTCCGCAGACCTATTTCACTTCATTGCCTGCCCCAGCtgggagaaaaatgtgttttcatgtgGGCCCAATTTCTTTTTCGGGAACTGTTCATGAGACTcagttttctggggttttttttggttgttttttttaagacagagactcactctgtcatccaggctggcatgcagtggtgccatcttggctcattgcaacctccgcctcccttgttccaagagattctcctgcctcagcttctggagtagctgtaattacaggcatctaccaccacgcccggctaattttttgtatttttagtaaagatgtgatttcaccatgttggccaggctggtctttaactcctgacctcaggtgatccactcgcctcagcatcccagagtgttgggattacaggtgtgaaccaccgcatctGGGCGACTCTCAGTTTTCACAGCCTTGACAGATGTAAAGAGCAGAGATGACTCTAAGCTGGGTCTGCCCAGCGTTTCGTCCTAAACAGGTGCAGATCCTGCATTCCTGGTAGGAACACCCTGGCCTGATGCCATGTTCTCCTCACTGTGGCCCACATGGAGGAGCACCTAACCACTGGCGATCTCACTTGGTAATGGCAAATATTCATTTACAATCACAAATTTCATCCTGTCAAGCTCTGGATTTAAGTTTGCCAATGATTTCCTCTGGCCTTAGAACCATGGCCTCCAGACCCTGAGTTCTCCTGCCTGCTGTCCTCTCCCATCCAGTCTGCTACAGCTCCCTGCAGTCCCTCTCATGGGGTCATGGGCTTCCAGATGTCTTGGGGATTTTGTGTGGGTTCCTCCAACCCATTCACCCACTGCCCACCCTAGTTTTTTAAGGCTTTGTTGAGATAAGTCCTTCAAGTCACAGCAGTTACGATATCTAAAAGTAGAAAAGTTAATAATGTGAATTTCTAAAGACAAAGCATTATTTATTAGATCATCTGTGAGatgaccctctttttttttttttttggagatggagtccccctgtgttacccaggctggagtgcagtggcatgatcttggctcaccacaacctccacctcctgggttcaagcgattctcatgcctcagtctccttagtagctgggactacacgcacctgccaccacagctggctaatttttgcatttgtagtggagacagtgtttcaccatgttggcaaggctggtcttgaactcctgacctccagtgatctgcctgccttggcctcctaaagtgctgggattacaggcatgagccaccatgctcagccaccctcaatttataaattaaggaaATACTAGTTCCCTGGAACCAAAATTCATGTTTGaaataattaggaaagaaaaataaaatctcggTGCTGAAGGAAAGGCAAATCGCACAGTTGATTGTCGAAATTGCAGAagaagactgggcgcagtggctcactcctgtaatcccagcactttgggagactgaggtgggcggatcacctgaggtcaggagttcgagaccagcctggacaagttggtaaaatcccgtctctactaaaaatacaaaaattagcctggtgtggtggcacacacctgtagtcctggctacatgggaggctgaggctggagaatcgcttgaacctggaaggtggaggttgtattgAGCTGAAATCGTggcactgcattacagcctggttgacagagtgagactctgtttcaaagaaaaaattttttttcagaagaatttACTGGACAGACTATTACCTTGCTATATTCTCTAGCCCTGTGTTAGCAGTTGCAAGGTATTTTACGTTTAAacacttatatttttcttttctttttctttcttttttttttttttttgaaacaaagtctcactctgttgcccaggctggagtgcagtggcactatttctgctcactgcaagctctgccacttcccaggttcacgccattcttctgcctcagcctcccgagaagctgggactacaggcgcccaccaccacgtccggctaatttttttgtatttttagtagacacggggtttcaccaagtttgccaggatggtctcgatctcctgacctcgtgatccgcccgcctcggcctcccaaagtgctggcattacaagcgtaagccaccacacctggccttaacacttatattttatatagtcatTTGGTATAGTTATCAAAAAGTCCTGTCCACATCATGACGACCTATATGAAATTTGGAAACCTCTTCATCAATACAATGGAAAATTGGTAAAGTAAGTGTAGATATTTAAGCGgatgaattattaatatttaagtattGAAATGGAATGTAATAATGTCATAGTTCTGGCATGGGACTTGGGGGGCTTCCTCTGTTGCCTCTTGCTGGATGGCAAATTCTTGGCCTGTGGAGACTGAAGGATAAACTGTCACCTTCGTTGGAAACCCTAGTCCAGAATGAAAGTCCTCATTTCAGGATATACCATTTCCtcccatgtattttcttttttgagacgagtcttgctctgtcacccaggctggagtgaagtagcctgatatcggctcactgcaacctctgtcacctgggttcaagcaattctcctgcctcagcttcctgagtagctggggttacaggtgtgcgccaccacactggctaatttttgtgtgtgtatgtgtgtgtgtgtgtgtgtgtgtgtgtatatatatatatatatattttttttttttttttggaggcagagttttgcttttgttgccaaggctagagtgcgatggtgccctcttggctcaccgtaacctctgcttcccaggttcaagcgattctcctgcctaggcctcccgagtagctgagattacaggcatgcaccaccaagcccagccaattttgtattttcagtagagatggggttagtccatgttggtcaggctagtctcgaatccCAACCTGAAGTGCCccgcctgccttagccacccaaagtgctgggattacaggtgtgagccacagagcctggcgctaatttttgtatttttactagagaaaagatttcaccatattggccaggctagtctccaactcctgacctcaagtaatccatctgccttagccacccaaagtgctgggattacaggtgtgagccatcatacctggccctttctttctttcttttttttttttttttttttgagacagggtcttgcactgttgcccaggctggagtgtagtggtgggatctcagcttactgcaacctccacattctgggctcaagcagtcctcccacctcagcctccctagtacctgggactgcagctgtgtgccaccatgtccagctaatttttgtattagtagagacggggttttgccatgtcatcctgactggtcttgaactcctggactcaagtgatccacctgcttcagcctcccaaagtgctgggattacaggcatgagccaccttgcccggcctatttttaactttttgatgaaaTACCAAACTCTGTTACAAataggctgcaccattttatattccgcATACCGTATTTAATGGTTGTGATTTTTCTCCGACTTTGCCAACCcttgttattttacatttattggaTTATAGCCTTTCTAGTGTGAGTGAAGGAATATCTGGTTGTGGTTTCAAGTTTGGATGgccataatgataatgatattgatcatcttttcatgtacttctttgccatttgcatgtctttttggcAAAGTGTGTGTTCAACTCTTTCTCCATTTGTAATTTGGTTGTTCTTGTTGCTgagttatataaattttatatatattgtagtTAACAGACCGTTGTTGGACATATAatgggcaaatattttcttcttttctgtgggttgtcttttctcttcctcttttttttttttttttttttttttttttttttttttttaggagaccaagtcttgctctgtttcccaggctggagtgcagtagtgcactcttggctcatcataacctctgcctcctgggttcatgcgagtagctgcgattacaggcatgggacaccatgcctggctaatttttgtgtttttggtggaggtagggtttctccatgttggtcatactgttctcaaactcatgatctcagatgatccgcctgcctctgcctccgaaagtgctgggattacaggattgagacaccatgcccggcctttatttatttgtttgtttatttatttatttatttattttatttttgagacagggtcttgcgctgttgcccaggctggagtagtggtgttgcctcggcttactgcaacctccacattctgggctcaagtggtcctcccgcctcagcctccctagtagctgggactacaggtgtgtggcaccatgcctggctaatttttgtatttttagtagagacggggttttgttatgtccttctgctggtcttgaactcctgc includes the following:
- the LOC139361530 gene encoding uncharacterized protein; protein product: MAASWTGLVTCVLGGTDCVFRRLYKCDRCGVRHTISSPHSGRYVRSEGHIRIPRVGSGQQLSRYPDAAKAEKGRILFTTDASSRCPKARGVSQYVLRRTRLPLSQDSGEEVALGRLRAQKRRTRAHSAGGRGHCSALELTALSAAPCPLLHIPLHHLKTAWSERNEPVRSSGRRGVQGKTLPGPGPSGPGPDDCYASDSTLTRSPSARNNVWGRGGCYPEAECGIARVPTRLSLPPARTDSRPRRAPTRQQHRPRHKRLTRLLPNRKLEAARPQGALNALKQNRTQTRAFSPGEKTGRVGKASSACGNSECALPRPETPPRPGPAFLSASPLPARHVLAPPFARRFLLTRKRILRSQGPLGPYVSANPPLRGDRFRQEAESGPGVRDLPNPVTARVLLTVTSH